Genomic segment of Armatimonadota bacterium:
TTTCCTCGGTCAGGATCACGTGGTGCCCCAGGTCGCACGCCATCATCGCGGCCGCCACGCCGCCGGTGCCTCCGCCCACGATCAAAATGTCGCACTTTTCGCCCGTCATCGAAAGAAATGATATTCTACGAGTCGTCCAATAATCGGTAGAGAGATGAAAAGGATTCTGGCGCTCACGGTTCTGATGCTGGCTGGTACAGCCGTCGCCCAGGATTCGCCGAGCCTTTGGGATCGTGCCACCTCGGTCAGCATCTCCATCGCCAAAAACCTTTGGACCAAACTCCAGGAACAGGGTCAGCCCCTGGCCGAGAAACTGCTTAAAGCCGCGCCGGAGTACTACAAGCAGTCGAAAGCCGGCCTCCAAGACTTCGTCAAGCGCATCGACAAGCTCGAAATCCCCAAGACGTTCCACGAAAAGCAATTGCTCGCCCTCGAACTTTGGAAGCTGCGCGGGGCCATCAATGTCGTGGCGCTCAGCAATCCGCAGACTGTAAAATTGCTGTTGGGCTTCGAGCCGCCAACCATCGCGCAGATGCAGAAAGATTTATCTCGCGTCGAGCTCGCGCTGAAAAAGGCGAATCTTCCCGGAATCTAGGGGTATACTTCCAACCCACTGCCATAAGTGAAGGCTGCCTAATATGAAGCGCACATTTCAGCCAAATAACCGCAAACGAAGCAAAACACACGGTTTTCGAGTCCGAATGAAGTCCACCGACGGTCAAAACGTCCTGAAACGACGACGAGTCAAAGGGCGTCACAAACTCAGCGCATAAAAGGTCCTTCCAAGCGCCGGTTTGACGAGATTTACAATCAGGGTCGCCGTTTCAGAGGCGACTTTTTAACGCTTATTGTCACGCCGGGTCAAGGACTCGTTGGGATTGCAACGAGTAAGAAGCTTGGAGCGAAGCCGCAGCGCAATCGACAGAAGAGGCGTATCCGGGCAATGATTTCGACTCAGATGCAACCGACCACGCAGGACTGGGTCCTCGTCGTCGGTATGAAGTGTCTTCGCACCGAATATGCAACGCTTCGCATTGAGTTGACGCACTTAATTGGAGAGGCAAACTCTTGGGTCGGAGGATCGGCATCTTCTTAGTACGAAGCTATCAACGCGGTTTCGCGTGGATGCCGCCTACCTGCCGGTACACACCGAGTTGCTCTCAATACACCCTGGAAGCGATCGAGAAATATGGGCTCATCAAGGGATCCTGGATGGGATTCAAACGCATCTGCCGATGCGGACCTTGGCACCCCGGAGGACATGACCCGGTTCCTTAGATCGAGGGTTTTTTAGTTTAAGAGAATGGCTAACGCACCTGCCCCCAAGCGCAACATGACCTTCATCTGGGTGATCTGGATGATCTCGGTCGTATGGCTTTTCACCACTATGCAGAACCGCCAACCGGATACCCGGTCCACGGTGGATGTCTACAAACAGATTCAAAAGGACAACGCGGAGACGAAAGACGTTTCTGCCAATAGTGACTACCACACGTACAAGTCGCTTCTGGACCGCGATGTCAAAGAGAAGAAGCTGACCGAGCCGGAAGCGCAGGTCAAGCGGTACGAAGCGGCCGTCCTCGTCGCCAACACCCAACTCCGAGCCGGCATCATGCGCAACGAAACCGCGCGTGTTCGCCTGGCCTATCAAACGCTTTGGGAATACCAAAAGCACGGCGTGGACACGCCCGACTGGAAAGACAAACAGTTCACGGCCGCTCCCGATTCACGCTTTCCCGACATTCCCCAATCCGCATCGGGGCAACAGCTTTTCGACAAAGTTAGCGACATCCTCAGTGCGCGCAACAAGAAGGAAATCATCTGGGGCTTCATCCCCGGCGGATACAACTTCATCGACACGTTGGTGGGCCTGACCGGACGGATTCCCGGATTCAGCTACTGGTTTGGCGCGTTCTTGCTGGCACTAGTGGTTCGCATCATCGTCTTCCCATTCTCGCAAAAGACGATCATGCACTCGCGACAGATGTCTCAGCTCAGTCCGCTGATCACCAAGATTCGTGAGGAATACAAAGAAGACCCTCAGCAGATGAACATGAAGGTGATGGAGCTGTACAAGGAGTACGGCCTCAATCCGGCGGCGGGATGCGCCCCGGCCTTCGTCCAGATGCCGCTTTTCCTCTCGGTGTACCAGTGCATGTTGCTGTACCAGTTCGAGTTCCAAAAGGGCACCTTCCTTTGGATCAACAAGGACGTCAGCAAGCTCACGCACGGCTTCACCGCCCCTAACCTGGGTACCCAGGACACGATTCTTATCATTCTCTACGGAATCTCGATGATCTGTTCGCAGATGCTCACTCCGGTCAACGACCCGAGCCAAAAGAAGCAGATGCGACTGATGGGCATCGGCATCTCCGTAGCCTTTACAGTTTTCATGTTTACCGGTGCGTTTCCGGTCGTGAGTGGATTCGTCCTTTACTGGACGTTCACCAATATCTTTGCGACAGTGCAGTCGCTGAGAGCCTACCGCTTACCACTCGCTCCCTTGCAAAAGGTGAACACGAAGGACGGAGGTCTCTACCCGCAGGACCCTAGCCAGCTCTTCCCCTGGCTAAAGAATGTCGAGGCGAAGAGCAATCCGGCCGCTAATGGCAAACCGAATATCCAAACGTCGACGAAGACCGGCAAGCCGAAACAACACAAACCCAAAAAGTAGGTTCTAAAACATGCAATCGATTGAACTAACCGTAAAAAATCTGGACGAAGCCGCCGCAGCTGCCGCGGAACAACTTGGCGTCAGCCCGGATCAAGTGAAGATTACCGTTCTCGACGAATCCAAGAAGCTGTTTGGCAAGGTGAGCTACAAGGTCAAGGCCGAAGTGAAGTCTTCGGGCAAGGCCGCCAAGGCCGAGAAGCCGGCCGAAGCTGCTCCGGCGCCAGCCGCTCCCGCCGCCTCCGCTAGCGAAGGCCCGCGCAAGAAGCTCGGAAGCAAGAAAGCTGATGAGCCCAAGGCTGAAGCCGCCCCGGCCGAAGAAGAAGCCGAAGCCGCTCCGGCACCCAAGGCCAAAGCCGCCAAGACCACCAAAGCTAAGACGGAAAAGACGGCTGAAGCTCCGGCCGCCGAACCCGCCGCTGAGGCCAACGGCGAAGACGACGGTGGTCCCGACGTCACCGCCACCGATGAGGACGCTTCCAAGCTCGGAACGATCCTCAAGACCCTGGCAAAGAAGTCCGGTCTCGACGCCCAGATCGCCGTCGGCGAACTGCAAGGCAAGTACATCAATCTTTCGATCGACGGTCGCGACGCCAGCTACCTGGTGGGCAAGAACGGCGAGGTTTTGAATTCACTCCAATACCTGATCAACCTCGTCGCCAAGCAACAGCTCGCTAACGGCGTGCGCGTCACCCTCGACGGAAACGATTACCGAAAGCGCCGAGCCGAATCCCTAACCAACCTGGCCACCAAGATTGCCGACAAGGTGAAGGAGCGAGGCGAGGAAGCCGTTCTCGAGGCCCTGCCTGCATTCGAGCGACGCGTCATTCACAAGGCCCTTCAGGACATCGAAGGCGTGACGACCTACAGCGAAGGCGAAGAGCCGGATCGCCGAGTCGTCATCGCGCCGATCGACTGATCGTCGAACAAAGCTAACTGTCTGGGACCGGAGAAATCTTCTCCGGTCCCTTTTCTTTTGCGCCAGCGAAGGTGAATCGGTTAACATGGTTCAACTGTGAGCATCGTTGCGATCCGGGCGTATCAAGTCGATCTTCCCCTCTTCGAAGGAAGCTATAACTGGTCGGGAGGAAAATCCGTCTCGGTTTTCGACTCCACCGTTGTCGAGGTCGAGACCAGCGAGGGTATCACCGGGTGGGGTGAGGTTTGCCCGTTAGGACCCTTTTACTTGCCCGCCTACGCCGAAGGAGTAAGAGCCGGAATCAAGGAGTTGGGACCGCACCTGATCGGCTACGACGCCTGCGAAATTGGCGTTCTCAATGCCCGCATGGATGCCGCTCTCCAGGGCCATCCCTATGTGAAGTCCGGCATCGACATGGCGTGTTG
This window contains:
- a CDS encoding KH domain-containing protein, with protein sequence MQSIELTVKNLDEAAAAAAEQLGVSPDQVKITVLDESKKLFGKVSYKVKAEVKSSGKAAKAEKPAEAAPAPAAPAASASEGPRKKLGSKKADEPKAEAAPAEEEAEAAPAPKAKAAKTTKAKTEKTAEAPAAEPAAEANGEDDGGPDVTATDEDASKLGTILKTLAKKSGLDAQIAVGELQGKYINLSIDGRDASYLVGKNGEVLNSLQYLINLVAKQQLANGVRVTLDGNDYRKRRAESLTNLATKIADKVKERGEEAVLEALPAFERRVIHKALQDIEGVTTYSEGEEPDRRVVIAPID
- a CDS encoding 50S ribosomal protein L34 yields the protein MKRTFQPNNRKRSKTHGFRVRMKSTDGQNVLKRRRVKGRHKLSA
- the yidD gene encoding membrane protein insertion efficiency factor YidD; translated protein: MGRRIGIFLVRSYQRGFAWMPPTCRYTPSCSQYTLEAIEKYGLIKGSWMGFKRICRCGPWHPGGHDPVP
- the rnpA gene encoding ribonuclease P protein component; translated protein: MKGPSKRRFDEIYNQGRRFRGDFLTLIVTPGQGLVGIATSKKLGAKPQRNRQKRRIRAMISTQMQPTTQDWVLVVGMKCLRTEYATLRIELTHLIGEANSWVGGSASS
- the yidC gene encoding membrane protein insertase YidC, with the protein product MANAPAPKRNMTFIWVIWMISVVWLFTTMQNRQPDTRSTVDVYKQIQKDNAETKDVSANSDYHTYKSLLDRDVKEKKLTEPEAQVKRYEAAVLVANTQLRAGIMRNETARVRLAYQTLWEYQKHGVDTPDWKDKQFTAAPDSRFPDIPQSASGQQLFDKVSDILSARNKKEIIWGFIPGGYNFIDTLVGLTGRIPGFSYWFGAFLLALVVRIIVFPFSQKTIMHSRQMSQLSPLITKIREEYKEDPQQMNMKVMELYKEYGLNPAAGCAPAFVQMPLFLSVYQCMLLYQFEFQKGTFLWINKDVSKLTHGFTAPNLGTQDTILIILYGISMICSQMLTPVNDPSQKKQMRLMGIGISVAFTVFMFTGAFPVVSGFVLYWTFTNIFATVQSLRAYRLPLAPLQKVNTKDGGLYPQDPSQLFPWLKNVEAKSNPAANGKPNIQTSTKTGKPKQHKPKK